One Nodosilinea sp. FACHB-141 DNA segment encodes these proteins:
- a CDS encoding FTR1 family protein yields the protein MDLTAALPTFFITLREGVEAALVVGIVLACLAKANRQSLNPWAYAGIAAGLAGSVMLGIALGLGLQQIQQVLPSLQTVIKPLLNVLFGAIAVIMLSWMLLWMTRQARSLKGEIEGTVRSALDEAQTAGWSVFSLVCIAVLREGFETVLFIFTNVETSVSAIAGAVGGLLGAVLIGLALFRWGLRINLKRFFQVMGVLLLLIVGGLVVSVFKNLDAALAAISQINPTADLCFAQSSCILGPLVWDGSIILPDRQFPGVVLKTLLGYRDHLYLLQIIAYLGFLALVGSRYFRSLTPSLPTTTPSPPP from the coding sequence ATGGATCTCACCGCTGCCCTGCCCACGTTTTTTATCACTCTGCGCGAAGGGGTTGAAGCCGCCCTGGTCGTCGGCATTGTGCTGGCCTGCCTGGCCAAGGCCAACCGCCAAAGCCTCAACCCCTGGGCCTACGCTGGCATCGCTGCAGGGCTAGCCGGTAGCGTCATGCTCGGCATTGCCCTAGGGTTGGGGCTCCAGCAGATTCAGCAGGTGCTGCCCAGTCTGCAAACGGTGATCAAGCCGCTGTTGAATGTGCTGTTTGGGGCGATCGCCGTCATCATGCTGAGCTGGATGCTGCTGTGGATGACCCGCCAGGCCCGCAGCCTCAAGGGCGAAATTGAGGGTACGGTGCGATCTGCCCTTGACGAGGCCCAAACCGCTGGCTGGAGCGTCTTTAGCCTGGTCTGCATTGCCGTGCTGCGCGAGGGATTTGAAACGGTACTGTTTATTTTCACCAACGTCGAAACCAGCGTATCCGCCATAGCAGGGGCTGTGGGTGGACTGCTCGGTGCCGTACTCATTGGCCTAGCCCTGTTTCGCTGGGGCCTGCGCATCAACCTCAAGCGCTTTTTTCAGGTGATGGGTGTACTGCTGCTGCTCATCGTCGGCGGCCTAGTGGTTTCAGTCTTTAAGAATTTGGATGCCGCCCTAGCAGCCATTAGCCAAATCAACCCCACCGCCGACCTCTGCTTCGCCCAAAGCTCCTGTATCCTCGGCCCGCTGGTGTGGGATGGCAGTATCATTCTGCCCGATCGCCAATTCCCCGGCGTCGTCCTCAAAACCCTGCTCGGCTACCGCGATCACCTGTATCTACTTCAAATCATCGCCTACTTGGGCTTCTTAGCCCTCGTCGGCAGCCGCTACTTCCGCAGCCTCACCCCCTCTCTACCCACCACTACTCCATCCCCCCCCCCCTAA
- the ggt gene encoding gamma-glutamyltransferase has protein sequence MSIPPKTNRGAVAAGHALTAEAGAEMLRQGGNAFDAAIAAAFTACVVESSLTSLAGGGFLLTHTAAGENRLFDFFCQTPRSRETGRSPDFYPIHANFGDTIQEFHIGLGSIAVPGAIAGLLHVHQKLGRLPLQQIVAPAQHWATQGTAVEPFRAGCFQILGSILTATAEARAIYAPGGTLLTAGDRFYLSDFAAFLDDLVQQGADLFYRGDLAHAIAQNCQAHGGYLSLEDLQTYQVVEREPLAVPYGSATLLTNPPPSSGGTLIAFALHLLAQSSPALTAHGSPRHVAILREVMGLTNLARQKGYDDHLYRSEIAQEFLGVTHLTPYLEQFQAVLNRGGSKWGSTTHISAIDGEGNAASLTTSNGEGSAYVIPGTGIMMNNMLGEEDLNPQGFHQWPTNQRMSSMMAPSLVLQDGKPRLVLGSGGSNRIRTAILQVVSNVLDFGMDIEAAVSAPRLHWERGALHLEPGYEQAAIAAQAITGNDVCTWWQAPSMFFGGVHAVAVDADGTLSGVGDGRRGGAWVVVDG, from the coding sequence ACCTCCCTGGCAGGGGGCGGATTTTTGCTGACCCACACGGCGGCAGGCGAGAACCGACTGTTCGACTTTTTTTGCCAAACGCCTCGATCAAGGGAAACGGGGCGATCGCCCGACTTCTACCCCATCCACGCCAACTTTGGCGACACCATCCAGGAGTTTCACATTGGCCTGGGGTCGATAGCAGTGCCGGGGGCGATCGCTGGGCTGCTCCACGTTCACCAAAAGCTAGGTCGCTTGCCGCTTCAGCAGATCGTAGCCCCTGCCCAACATTGGGCTACCCAGGGGACTGCAGTAGAGCCGTTTCGCGCTGGCTGCTTTCAAATTTTGGGCTCCATTCTCACGGCAACCGCCGAGGCCAGGGCGATCTATGCGCCGGGAGGCACGTTGCTAACAGCGGGCGATCGCTTTTATCTATCTGACTTTGCCGCATTTTTGGACGACCTGGTGCAGCAGGGAGCTGACCTGTTTTATCGGGGAGATTTGGCCCATGCGATCGCCCAAAACTGCCAGGCCCACGGCGGCTACCTCAGCCTAGAGGATCTGCAAACCTACCAGGTCGTCGAGCGCGAACCGCTAGCGGTGCCCTACGGCAGCGCCACCCTGCTCACCAACCCGCCCCCCAGCTCTGGCGGCACGCTGATTGCCTTTGCCCTGCACCTGTTGGCCCAGTCTTCCCCTGCCCTGACGGCTCACGGTAGCCCGCGCCACGTCGCCATTCTGCGAGAGGTGATGGGCCTCACCAACCTGGCTCGCCAAAAGGGCTACGACGATCACCTTTACCGTAGCGAGATCGCTCAAGAATTCTTAGGTGTGACCCATCTAACTCCCTACTTAGAGCAGTTTCAGGCCGTTCTCAACCGGGGGGGCAGCAAGTGGGGCAGCACCACCCACATCAGCGCGATCGATGGCGAGGGCAACGCCGCTAGCCTCACCACCTCTAACGGCGAAGGCTCGGCCTACGTCATCCCCGGCACTGGCATCATGATGAACAACATGCTGGGCGAAGAAGACCTCAACCCCCAAGGCTTTCACCAGTGGCCGACCAACCAGCGGATGTCGTCGATGATGGCCCCCAGCCTGGTGCTGCAAGACGGCAAGCCCCGTCTGGTGCTGGGGTCGGGCGGCTCAAACCGCATTCGCACCGCGATTTTGCAGGTGGTGTCGAACGTACTCGACTTTGGCATGGATATCGAAGCCGCCGTCAGTGCGCCCCGGCTCCACTGGGAACGGGGCGCACTGCATTTAGAGCCGGGTTATGAGCAGGCGGCGATCGCGGCCCAAGCCATTACCGGCAATGACGTTTGCACCTGGTGGCAGGCCCCCAGCATGTTTTTTGGCGGCGTCCATGCCGTAGCGGTTGATGCCGATGGCACCCTCTCGGGCGTGGGCGACGGCCGACGGGGCGGAGCCTGGGTTGTGGTCGATGGTTAA